One genomic segment of Clostridium saccharoperbutylacetonicum N1-4(HMT) includes these proteins:
- a CDS encoding DJ-1/PfpI family protein: MNYRVDILLFDKFETLDVFGPVEILGKLPEIFKLNFISVDGGLVESSQKVKVETNLYTSDDALKILFVPGGNGTREKVNDNEFINFIENMSKEAKYIISVCTGSALLAKAGIINGKRATTNKRAFKWVTEQNEDVLWVKEARWIRDGKIFTSSGVSAGMDMALGFIEELIGKEKALEISKSIEYLWNEDSNYDPFFKMYE, encoded by the coding sequence ATGAATTATAGAGTTGACATACTATTGTTTGATAAATTTGAAACTTTAGATGTATTTGGCCCTGTTGAAATACTTGGAAAATTACCAGAGATTTTTAAATTGAATTTTATTTCAGTTGACGGTGGGCTGGTTGAAAGTTCTCAAAAGGTAAAGGTGGAGACTAATTTATATACAAGTGATGATGCTTTGAAAATTTTATTTGTGCCAGGTGGAAATGGTACAAGAGAAAAAGTTAATGATAATGAGTTTATTAACTTCATTGAAAATATGTCAAAAGAAGCAAAATATATAATAAGTGTGTGTACAGGGTCAGCTTTACTAGCGAAAGCAGGAATTATAAATGGAAAACGAGCAACAACAAATAAAAGAGCATTTAAATGGGTTACAGAACAAAATGAAGATGTGCTATGGGTAAAGGAAGCTAGATGGATAAGGGATGGCAAGATATTTACATCTTCTGGGGTATCAGCAGGGATGGATATGGCATTAGGTTTTATAGAAGAGTTAATTGGAAAGGAAAAAGCATTAGAGATTAGCAAAAGCATTGAATATTTATGGAATGAAGATAGTAACTATGATCCGTTCTTTAAAATGTATGAATGA
- a CDS encoding NUDIX hydrolase: MDIENIKSKIKDIKPYINGWRKMRRSAIIIPIINVDGEVQVLFEVRSKKLNSQPGDICFPGGKIDDCETPKTAALREISEELGVSNIEIINELDTVVRFDGIIIHPFVGVIEDVKEININKDEVDHIFLVPLDYLIDHKYLEINSKIKIDRPKDFPYDLIVNKENYKFREAGYRSLFYKYEDYNIWGITAEMLQDFLDNL; this comes from the coding sequence ATGGATATAGAAAACATTAAAAGTAAAATTAAAGATATTAAACCATATATTAATGGTTGGAGAAAAATGAGAAGATCAGCAATAATAATTCCTATTATAAATGTTGATGGAGAAGTACAAGTTTTGTTTGAAGTAAGATCAAAAAAATTGAATAGCCAGCCTGGTGATATTTGTTTTCCAGGTGGGAAAATAGATGATTGTGAAACGCCAAAGACAGCTGCCTTAAGAGAAATATCAGAAGAACTTGGCGTAAGTAATATTGAAATAATAAACGAATTAGATACGGTAGTTAGATTTGATGGAATAATAATTCATCCTTTTGTTGGAGTAATAGAAGATGTTAAAGAAATCAATATAAATAAAGATGAAGTGGATCATATATTTCTTGTTCCATTGGATTACCTTATAGATCATAAATATTTAGAGATAAATAGCAAAATAAAAATTGATAGACCAAAAGATTTTCCTTATGATTTGATAGTTAACAAGGAAAATTATAAATTTAGAGAAGCTGGTTACAGATCGTTGTTTTATAAATATGAAGACTATAATATTTGGGGGATTACTGCTGAAATGCTGCAGGATTTTTTGGATAATTTATAA
- a CDS encoding GNAT family N-acetyltransferase, translating into MEKILVEGENLLLRPLSVTELLNINNDRKIKTPIETEVIFDFVKIAITKKIEKMKKVSEDIHDWYTYWLIINKDNGEGMGFIGFKGIPNESGYTEVGYSISSNCRRKGFMTEALSLLMDWAYKYPFCNGITANKVLKTNTGSNRVLNNCNFTLVGSSNEFNNYIIKFKKQHI; encoded by the coding sequence GTGGAAAAGATATTAGTAGAAGGTGAAAATTTACTTTTAAGACCCTTGTCAGTTACTGAACTTTTAAATATTAATAATGATAGAAAAATTAAAACGCCTATAGAAACAGAAGTAATATTTGATTTTGTTAAAATAGCAATAACAAAGAAAATAGAGAAAATGAAAAAGGTTAGTGAAGATATCCATGACTGGTATACTTATTGGCTTATTATTAATAAGGATAATGGGGAAGGAATGGGTTTTATTGGATTTAAAGGAATTCCAAATGAAAGTGGATATACAGAGGTTGGGTATAGCATATCTTCTAACTGTAGAAGGAAAGGATTTATGACAGAGGCGTTATCTCTATTAATGGATTGGGCGTATAAATATCCATTTTGCAATGGTATAACAGCTAATAAGGTATTAAAAACAAATACAGGCTCTAATAGAGTTTTGAATAATTGTAATTTTACATTAGTAGGCTCTTCAAATGAATTTAATAATTATATTATTAAATTTAAAAAGCAGCATATTTAG
- a CDS encoding GNAT family N-acetyltransferase: MKSNLEFRFADINDTAKILYFIKELALYEKMLDEVVATEDQLKEWIFEKKKAEVIFAIENGKEIGFALFFHNFSTFLGRSGIYLEDLFVLQEHRGKGYGKSILKYLAQIAVERGCGRLEWWCLDWNKTSIDFYLSLGAEPMNDWTVYRITGDTLVNMAK, from the coding sequence TTGAAAAGTAACTTAGAGTTTAGATTTGCTGATATAAATGATACAGCAAAGATTTTGTATTTTATAAAAGAATTGGCGTTGTACGAAAAAATGTTAGATGAAGTTGTAGCAACAGAAGATCAATTAAAGGAATGGATTTTTGAAAAGAAAAAAGCAGAAGTGATTTTTGCGATAGAGAATGGGAAAGAAATCGGATTTGCATTATTCTTTCATAATTTTTCTACATTTCTTGGACGTTCAGGAATATATTTAGAAGATTTATTTGTTTTGCAAGAGCACCGTGGAAAAGGATATGGCAAGTCAATTTTAAAGTATCTTGCTCAAATAGCTGTTGAGCGTGGTTGTGGTCGTCTTGAATGGTGGTGCTTAGATTGGAATAAGACAAGTATTGATTTTTATTTGTCATTAGGTGCAGAGCCTATGAATGATTGGACAGTGTATCGAATAACAGGAGATACTTTGGTAAATATGGCAAAGTAA
- a CDS encoding PadR family transcriptional regulator, translated as MSIKPTHGYEIQKFIQVNKMDSWTKIQSGSIYYALSKLEKEGLIILAEEIGSGTKARKIYSITEKGKKELKELVKQELSHHINEIGSDKFIIYPLLNTLDKNSISDEIIEHIEKLNNQKIYLEKWQKVKVNQKTLEIEKIAFQMMISNLEYQIKWHNALIENIDDCVEASNEITNLIAKFDFSNAKEIEVDRAENIENLKYEILNNPDTAPEKLEELIKALRK; from the coding sequence TTGAGTATTAAGCCAACACATGGCTATGAAATTCAAAAGTTTATACAAGTAAATAAAATGGATAGTTGGACTAAAATTCAATCTGGTTCTATATATTATGCGTTAAGTAAGCTTGAAAAAGAAGGGCTTATTATATTAGCTGAGGAGATAGGCAGCGGTACGAAAGCTCGCAAAATTTATTCTATTACAGAAAAAGGCAAAAAAGAATTGAAAGAATTAGTCAAACAAGAATTAAGCCATCATATAAATGAAATTGGTTCAGATAAGTTTATCATTTATCCATTGTTAAACACTCTTGATAAAAATAGTATATCTGATGAAATAATAGAACATATTGAAAAATTAAATAATCAGAAAATATATCTTGAAAAATGGCAAAAAGTTAAAGTTAATCAAAAAACTTTAGAAATAGAAAAAATTGCATTTCAAATGATGATTTCTAATCTTGAATATCAAATTAAGTGGCATAATGCTTTAATTGAGAATATAGATGATTGTGTTGAGGCAAGTAATGAAATAACTAATTTAATAGCAAAATTTGATTTTTCAAATGCAAAAGAGATAGAAGTTGATAGAGCAGAAAATATAGAAAATCTAAAATATGAAATATTAAATAATCCTGATACTGCCCCTGAGAAATTGGAGGAATTGATTAAGGCTTTAAGAAAATAA
- a CDS encoding Cof-type HAD-IIB family hydrolase gives MKKIAFFDIDGTLYGNDGTTHRIPDSTVLAIKKFREKGNLAFICTGRPMRFIYQIFGDNMFDGYISANGTYIVYNGQSIYDRILEPETITKLIEAFNELDIRGAFAGPYKGYPYKMASDEILHYNSQFTGEEYLIKEWKLEDIHANAFDIFYNDESQLKKCREYFSDSLVFNSHGAHMSADVSFKDFDKSSGIKHVINFLNIPLENTIAFGDGYNDITMFETVKQGIAMGNAVDELKKVATYITDNIFADGLYNAMIKLGYIDK, from the coding sequence GTGAAAAAAATTGCGTTTTTTGATATTGATGGTACCTTATATGGCAATGATGGAACTACACACAGAATTCCAGATAGTACTGTGTTAGCTATAAAGAAGTTCAGAGAAAAAGGAAATTTAGCTTTTATCTGCACTGGCAGACCAATGAGATTTATTTATCAAATATTTGGCGATAACATGTTTGATGGCTACATATCCGCTAATGGAACTTATATAGTTTATAACGGCCAAAGTATTTATGATAGAATTCTAGAACCTGAGACTATAACAAAACTTATTGAAGCTTTTAATGAATTAGATATAAGAGGTGCCTTTGCTGGTCCATATAAAGGATATCCATATAAAATGGCTTCAGATGAAATTCTGCACTATAATTCTCAATTTACTGGTGAAGAATATTTAATTAAAGAATGGAAATTAGAAGACATTCACGCTAATGCTTTTGATATTTTTTATAACGATGAATCTCAACTAAAAAAATGCAGAGAGTATTTTTCTGACAGCTTAGTATTTAACAGTCATGGTGCTCACATGTCTGCTGATGTATCTTTTAAAGATTTTGATAAAAGTTCTGGAATTAAACATGTAATTAATTTTCTAAATATCCCTTTAGAAAATACTATTGCTTTTGGGGATGGTTATAACGACATTACCATGTTTGAAACGGTAAAACAAGGAATAGCAATGGGAAATGCAGTAGATGAATTAAAAAAAGTTGCTACATATATAACAGATAATATTTTTGCTGATGGTTTATATAATGCCATGATAAAGCTTGGCTACATTGATAAATAA
- a CDS encoding GNAT family N-acetyltransferase: protein MEEEILQIEELSINAFPAILTELYDGWILRYSNGYTYRGNSINPLYSSTIDLENKIDYCEDKYFKKGLPCIYKMTENAAEGLDTCLEKRGYTIEKSADIMVCEIDKSTVSQLQDVNISMDMTDEWLEGFLNLNEIIEESIKSTVKTMLSNIQNPVICVNINEGDTMIACGLGVLENRKIGLYDIIVMEQYRCKGLGGKICKEIIDQGIKNGADMAYLQVTSLNEQAVRLYNSLGFKKLYTYWYRVKKVI from the coding sequence ATGGAGGAAGAAATATTACAAATAGAAGAGTTATCAATAAATGCTTTTCCTGCAATATTAACAGAATTATATGATGGGTGGATTTTAAGATATTCAAATGGATATACATACAGAGGAAATAGTATAAATCCATTGTATTCATCAACAATTGATTTAGAAAATAAAATTGACTATTGTGAAGATAAATACTTTAAAAAAGGATTACCATGTATTTATAAGATGACAGAAAATGCTGCTGAAGGTTTGGATACCTGTTTAGAAAAACGCGGATATACTATTGAAAAATCAGCAGATATTATGGTTTGTGAAATAGATAAAAGTACAGTGTCTCAGCTTCAGGATGTTAATATTAGTATGGACATGACTGATGAATGGTTAGAGGGATTTCTTAATCTTAATGAAATAATAGAAGAAAGTATAAAATCTACAGTAAAAACTATGCTTTCCAATATACAAAATCCAGTAATTTGTGTAAATATAAATGAAGGTGATACTATGATAGCTTGTGGTCTCGGTGTTCTTGAAAATAGAAAAATAGGTTTATATGATATTATTGTTATGGAACAATATAGGTGTAAGGGACTTGGTGGAAAAATATGTAAAGAGATTATAGATCAAGGAATCAAAAATGGTGCAGATATGGCATACTTACAAGTAACTTCATTAAATGAGCAAGCAGTTAGATTATATAATTCTCTTGGATTTAAAAAATTATATACATATTGGTATAGAGTGAAAAAAGTAATATAA
- a CDS encoding homocysteine S-methyltransferase family protein, whose translation MNFEICFNESSTILMEGALGERLKREYNIMFEDKVAMANLIYDDKSRQAMQTIFQEYVKIAEKYSLPFIATTPTRRANKERVFQSNLSEKIIEDNVRFLQEIKKNTSTNMFVGGLMGCKGDAYKATEILSMEEAQEFHSWQATLFKNSGVDFLYAGIMPALSEAIGMAKAMESTGLPYIISFMIRNNGKLIDGTTIHNAILNIDEATVHKPIGYMTNCIHPEVLEKALSAPFNKTKLVKSRFCGIQANTSPLSPEELDNCSDLKSSDSVSLAVEMMKLEQYFTPKIFGGCCGTDNTHIEEIAKRIKK comes from the coding sequence TTGAATTTTGAAATATGCTTTAATGAATCGTCAACAATTTTAATGGAGGGTGCATTAGGAGAAAGATTAAAACGGGAATATAATATTATGTTTGAAGATAAAGTTGCGATGGCTAATCTAATTTATGATGATAAATCAAGACAAGCTATGCAAACTATTTTTCAAGAATATGTAAAAATTGCTGAGAAATATAGTTTGCCATTTATTGCAACAACTCCAACTCGCAGAGCTAATAAAGAACGTGTTTTCCAATCTAATTTAAGTGAAAAAATTATTGAAGATAATGTGCGTTTTTTACAAGAAATTAAGAAAAATACTAGCACTAATATGTTTGTTGGTGGTTTAATGGGATGTAAGGGAGATGCATATAAAGCAACAGAAATTTTATCTATGGAAGAGGCTCAGGAGTTTCATTCATGGCAAGCAACTTTATTTAAAAATTCAGGAGTGGATTTCTTATATGCTGGAATTATGCCTGCTTTATCTGAAGCCATAGGAATGGCGAAAGCTATGGAAAGTACAGGACTTCCATATATTATTAGCTTTATGATTAGGAATAATGGGAAGCTAATAGATGGAACCACTATTCATAATGCCATTTTAAATATAGATGAGGCAACAGTTCATAAACCAATTGGCTATATGACAAATTGTATTCATCCAGAAGTTTTAGAAAAGGCGTTGTCTGCTCCGTTCAATAAGACTAAATTGGTAAAAAGTCGTTTCTGTGGTATACAAGCAAACACTTCACCATTATCACCAGAAGAATTAGACAATTGTAGTGATTTAAAATCATCTGATAGTGTCAGTCTTGCTGTTGAAATGATGAAGTTAGAGCAGTATTTTACACCTAAAATTTTTGGTGGCTGTTGTGGTACTGATAATACTCATATAGAAGAAATAGCTAAAAGAATAAAAAAATAA
- a CDS encoding HAD-IIA family hydrolase yields the protein MLKDKKLFLLDIDGTIALDTTLIDGTLEFMEHVLSIGGKYIFITNNSTTSIDDYIKKFEKFKIKVDATSFVTSSYATALYLKENYKDKKIFVLGTKSFIQELKSFDIKVTEEQEDDISCAVVGFDNELNYKKIEDICELLTTRNIDYIATNPDLVCPTSFGFIPDCGSICQMIGNAVKREPIYIGKPNKAIVEMCLKQTGYSKEEALVIGDRLYTDIACGINGGVDTAVLFTGEAKKEDLADTEFKPTYSFESIKELYEEVSV from the coding sequence ATGTTAAAAGATAAAAAACTATTTTTATTAGATATTGATGGAACAATTGCATTAGATACTACTTTAATAGATGGAACCTTAGAATTTATGGAGCATGTTTTAAGTATAGGTGGAAAATACATTTTTATAACTAATAACTCTACTACTAGTATTGATGATTATATTAAAAAATTTGAGAAGTTTAAAATTAAAGTTGATGCTACTAGTTTCGTTACCTCTTCTTATGCAACTGCCTTATATTTGAAAGAAAATTATAAGGATAAAAAGATTTTTGTTTTAGGTACAAAGTCCTTTATCCAAGAACTAAAAAGCTTTGATATAAAAGTTACAGAAGAGCAGGAGGATGATATTTCCTGTGCAGTTGTAGGCTTTGATAATGAATTAAATTACAAAAAGATAGAAGATATTTGTGAGCTATTAACTACAAGAAATATAGATTACATAGCAACTAACCCAGATCTTGTTTGTCCAACTAGCTTTGGCTTTATACCAGATTGTGGTTCTATATGCCAAATGATAGGTAATGCAGTTAAAAGGGAACCTATATACATAGGAAAACCTAATAAGGCAATAGTTGAAATGTGTTTAAAGCAAACTGGATATTCAAAGGAAGAGGCTTTAGTTATTGGAGATAGATTGTATACTGATATTGCTTGTGGAATTAATGGTGGTGTGGATACGGCTGTTCTATTTACTGGTGAAGCAAAAAAGGAAGACTTAGCTGACACAGAGTTTAAACCAACATACAGTTTTGAATCAATTAAGGAATTGTATGAAGAAGTATCAGTTTAA
- a CDS encoding S41 family peptidase — protein MKRRKKVILLFVIIFMITGCAINKDKPSSSNVNDKQLTEKEKLEDFEYMYTILKENYPFFEISKRQKGVDWLSKKDDYISRIKATPNDESFFNTLNVILSDINNDHVAMVDKDFYLLLKRDYEKYSDSKGRWVEEVNKPKTIERYSSMKGKETSNIPAGNSNNNTVKTMDIENGKVAYVYIHSFFDKYLDEDMKIIEPYLESIKNHKALIIDIRGNTGGTETFWIDMVQMLINKPMEYKFYMAFRGGKFSEPFLKEKYSFGDKLTNPIYDGLKPIADIDKENLKNLPPELKKDFKYYYVSSYEIEPHDSNGFNGKIYLLIDHNDFSATDQFANFCKNTGFATLVGEKTSGDGIGYEPEICSLPNSGYLFRFSNDMGLTLDGSCDFEYKTEPDINVPAQRTDNISDDQAIQTVLKLVG, from the coding sequence ATGAAAAGAAGGAAAAAAGTTATTTTGCTATTTGTTATTATATTTATGATTACTGGATGTGCTATAAATAAGGACAAACCTTCAAGTAGCAATGTCAATGATAAACAATTGACGGAAAAAGAGAAATTAGAAGATTTTGAATATATGTATACAATACTTAAGGAAAATTATCCTTTTTTTGAAATAAGCAAAAGACAAAAAGGTGTAGATTGGTTATCAAAAAAGGATGATTATATTAGTAGAATAAAAGCAACACCTAATGATGAAAGTTTTTTTAATACCTTAAATGTAATATTATCAGATATTAATAATGATCATGTAGCAATGGTAGATAAAGATTTTTATCTATTGCTTAAAAGAGATTATGAAAAGTATTCTGATAGTAAAGGAAGATGGGTAGAAGAAGTAAATAAACCAAAAACTATTGAACGGTATTCTTCTATGAAAGGAAAAGAAACTTCAAATATTCCAGCAGGAAATTCAAATAATAATACTGTTAAAACAATGGATATAGAAAATGGAAAAGTTGCTTATGTATATATACACTCATTTTTTGATAAATATCTAGATGAAGATATGAAAATAATTGAACCATATCTTGAAAGTATTAAAAACCATAAGGCTCTTATAATTGATATACGAGGTAATACTGGAGGAACTGAAACTTTTTGGATAGATATGGTTCAAATGCTTATTAATAAACCAATGGAATATAAATTCTATATGGCATTCAGAGGTGGAAAATTTAGCGAGCCATTTCTTAAAGAAAAGTATTCGTTTGGTGATAAATTAACTAATCCTATTTATGATGGTCTTAAACCAATTGCAGATATTGATAAGGAAAATCTTAAAAATTTGCCTCCAGAATTGAAAAAAGATTTTAAATATTATTATGTATCTTCATATGAAATTGAACCACATGACTCCAATGGATTTAACGGCAAAATCTATCTACTTATTGACCATAATGATTTTTCTGCAACAGATCAATTTGCTAATTTTTGCAAAAATACAGGCTTTGCTACATTAGTTGGAGAAAAAACAAGTGGAGATGGTATTGGTTACGAGCCAGAAATATGTTCGCTTCCAAATAGTGGATATCTTTTTAGATTTTCAAATGATATGGGATTAACTTTGGATGGAAGTTGTGATTTTGAATATAAAACAGAACCAGATATAAATGTACCTGCGCAAAGGACTGACAATATTTCTGATGATCAGGCAATACAAACTGTATTAAAACTTGTAGGATAA
- a CDS encoding metallophosphoesterase family protein — protein MKVAVLSDVHGNGVALQYTISDLKKLGVKKIIILGVIVMKGPMPSESIELLKDNELEIIAWIKGNTDLWLEEITDVWMPRTRREEDLDLYYKYAKANLKEEQMVFLKELPLEASININGINLLCVHGTPKSISEAIDGSVPEEEIKQAIEGVKEQVILSGHSHTSFIGEVEGRKIFNVGSVGNSLDGDNRISYGILEFDKNNVNLINRRINYPVNEIINIAIEDRFPLLEEYKKIIISGSN, from the coding sequence ATGAAAGTAGCAGTTTTGTCTGATGTTCATGGTAATGGAGTAGCGTTACAATATACTATAAGTGATTTGAAAAAATTAGGTGTTAAAAAGATTATTATTTTAGGAGTTATAGTTATGAAAGGTCCTATGCCTTCTGAATCTATTGAATTGTTAAAAGACAATGAACTTGAAATTATAGCATGGATTAAAGGAAATACGGATTTATGGCTAGAAGAAATTACTGATGTTTGGATGCCGAGAACAAGAAGAGAGGAAGATTTAGATTTGTATTATAAATATGCAAAGGCAAATTTAAAGGAAGAGCAAATGGTATTTCTTAAAGAATTACCATTAGAAGCTTCTATTAATATAAATGGAATTAATCTGCTTTGTGTTCATGGAACGCCTAAATCAATATCTGAAGCAATAGATGGTAGTGTTCCAGAAGAAGAAATTAAACAGGCGATAGAAGGTGTAAAAGAACAAGTTATTTTGAGTGGACATTCACATACTTCTTTTATTGGTGAAGTTGAGGGAAGAAAGATATTTAATGTAGGAAGTGTAGGAAATTCTCTTGATGGTGATAATAGAATATCTTATGGGATTTTAGAATTTGATAAAAATAATGTTAATTTGATAAATAGAAGAATTAACTATCCTGTAAATGAAATTATTAATATAGCAATAGAAGATAGATTTCCGTTACTTGAAGAATATAAAAAAATTATAATAAGTGGCTCAAATTAA
- a CDS encoding flavodoxin family protein, producing MKITVLMGSPRKKDSYNVCELIKEILQKKNDINFEYIFLKDYTVEDCKGCDTCFKRSEKFCPCKDDLNKIKEKLLNSDGIILATPVYAYQVPSPLKRVFDRLSYLFHRQELVGKPVLTVVTTDGGGQKQVTNYLKMTVCGWGCNLVGSINIISPMFFENLKEDLEWVYDRCYYKKSVEKIERHVKSYVEIIESKNIHNPTFYDIFMFNCLRSKTFTSQADYDFWKKRGWLDSYYFYDIQLNFLKKGFGCILKNLINLAGRRLKNKSIR from the coding sequence ATGAAAATTACTGTATTAATGGGAAGTCCACGAAAAAAAGATAGTTATAATGTATGTGAATTAATTAAGGAAATATTACAAAAGAAAAATGATATAAATTTTGAATATATATTTTTGAAGGATTATACGGTTGAAGATTGTAAAGGCTGTGATACGTGTTTTAAAAGAAGCGAAAAATTTTGTCCTTGCAAGGATGACTTAAATAAAATTAAAGAAAAATTACTAAATTCAGATGGTATTATTTTGGCAACACCAGTATATGCATATCAAGTACCATCACCATTAAAACGAGTATTTGATAGATTATCATACTTGTTTCATCGACAAGAATTAGTAGGAAAACCTGTATTAACAGTTGTAACTACAGATGGTGGAGGACAAAAGCAAGTGACTAATTATCTTAAAATGACTGTGTGTGGATGGGGATGTAATTTGGTTGGATCAATTAATATTATATCACCTATGTTTTTTGAAAACTTAAAGGAAGATTTAGAATGGGTATATGATAGGTGTTACTATAAAAAAAGTGTTGAAAAGATTGAAAGACATGTGAAAAGTTATGTGGAAATTATAGAGAGTAAGAATATACATAATCCAACTTTTTATGATATTTTCATGTTTAACTGTTTAAGGAGTAAAACATTTACGTCACAAGCAGATTATGATTTTTGGAAGAAAAGAGGGTGGTTGGATTCTTATTATTTCTATGATATACAGCTGAATTTTCTAAAAAAAGGATTTGGTTGCATTTTAAAAAATTTAATTAATTTAGCAGGTAGGAGATTGAAAAACAAATCAATTCGTTGA
- a CDS encoding phage replisome organizer N-terminal domain-containing protein translates to MRERKYVKFRVDMPDDTKFKIIDMKPERDLIQYVWYRLVLLCGKVNLAGELYLSKNIPYTAKTLAIEFNRGVEQIELALDVLIGLEMVEITEHKVYYVKNFAKHQNIKVKEKTEADNKEVLANNRAQEDDNLKNEIQENDNNKSENQVNINEGESFFVSNANDNFETVKDIAKDEIHDNKNNEPENQVTTEEVAITTTNNLNDNIVMPLDREKGEKTRKRKKDNIINNTDEEDGVGEICTLTSGEFVLGKGDKIISAWTF, encoded by the coding sequence ATGAGAGAAAGAAAGTACGTAAAATTCAGAGTAGACATGCCAGATGACACAAAATTTAAAATAATAGATATGAAACCAGAAAGAGATCTTATTCAATATGTATGGTATAGGCTTGTACTTCTATGTGGAAAAGTTAACTTAGCTGGAGAGTTATATCTATCAAAAAATATTCCTTATACTGCAAAAACTTTAGCTATAGAATTTAATAGAGGTGTTGAACAGATTGAATTGGCTTTAGATGTATTGATTGGGTTAGAAATGGTTGAGATTACTGAACATAAGGTTTATTATGTGAAAAACTTTGCTAAGCATCAAAATATAAAAGTTAAGGAAAAAACTGAAGCTGATAATAAAGAAGTCCTTGCAAATAATAGAGCCCAAGAAGATGATAACTTAAAAAATGAAATTCAAGAGAATGATAATAATAAATCTGAAAATCAAGTTAATATAAATGAGGGTGAAAGTTTTTTTGTGAGCAATGCGAATGATAATTTTGAAACGGTTAAAGATATTGCAAAGGATGAAATACATGATAATAAAAATAATGAACCAGAAAATCAAGTTACTACAGAGGAAGTTGCAATAACTACGACAAATAATTTGAATGATAATATTGTTATGCCTTTAGATAGAGAGAAAGGTGAGAAAACAAGGAAAAGGAAGAAGGATAATATCATTAATAATACAGATGAAGAAGATGGTGTTGGCGAAATATGTACTCTGACTAGCGGTGAATTTGTACTTGGCAAAGGGGATAAAATTATCTCCGCATGGACATTTTAA